A window from Bacteroidales bacterium encodes these proteins:
- a CDS encoding DUF1987 domain-containing protein, with product MENLSIEETIKTPGVHFDAQNGVLKMNGRAIPENPEDFFTDIMEWLFGYFKNPLNETVVHVQLEYINSGSSKFILEFFNVLEEKHQNGHYAKVNWYYEEDDEAVYDLGKHYQSILDLPFELIEIY from the coding sequence ATGGAGAATTTAAGCATAGAAGAGACCATTAAAACTCCGGGAGTTCATTTTGACGCACAGAATGGGGTATTGAAAATGAATGGCAGAGCCATTCCCGAAAACCCGGAAGATTTTTTTACCGATATTATGGAATGGTTGTTTGGTTATTTTAAAAACCCCCTGAATGAAACGGTGGTGCATGTGCAACTGGAATATATCAACAGCGGCTCTTCGAAGTTTATTCTTGAATTCTTCAATGTTCTTGAAGAGAAACATCAGAACGGCCATTATGCCAAAGTGAACTGGTATTATGAAGAGGATGACGAAGCAGTATATGATCTGGGGAAACACTATCAGTCTATTTTGGACTTGCCCTTTGAATTAATAGAAATCTATTGA
- a CDS encoding AMMECR1 domain-containing protein codes for MFEPRTIYAKIAYDALLLYMKTGKKIFKEEAEVPSALKLKLPCFVSIYSNGKLRGNKGSVEPQHNCLYNEIIENAASAVDEAGKTEPLKEGELHNITLAVDVLSNPKPVENKSLLKPEKHGVIVEDESGNKAYVLPNTEGIDSIEKQMEVAREKAGIDAKVPQDKLKVLNFTMTRYQ; via the coding sequence ATGTTTGAGCCCAGAACTATTTATGCGAAGATTGCCTACGATGCACTCTTATTGTATATGAAAACAGGCAAGAAAATTTTTAAAGAAGAAGCGGAAGTCCCTTCTGCATTAAAATTGAAATTGCCCTGTTTTGTTTCTATTTACTCCAATGGTAAGTTAAGAGGCAATAAAGGATCTGTAGAGCCTCAGCATAACTGTTTGTATAATGAAATTATAGAAAACGCCGCATCTGCTGTGGATGAAGCCGGTAAAACCGAACCACTCAAAGAAGGAGAATTGCATAATATCACACTTGCTGTTGACGTTCTTTCCAATCCCAAACCGGTAGAAAATAAATCGCTGCTAAAACCGGAAAAGCATGGAGTTATTGTTGAAGATGAATCAGGAAACAAAGCATATGTGCTCCCAAATACAGAAGGTATTGATTCTATAGAAAAACAAATGGAAGTTGCCCGGGAAAAGGCAGGCATAGATGCAAAGGTTCCACAGGACAAACTTAAGGTATTGAATTTCACAATGACCAGGTATCAATAA
- a CDS encoding acylphosphatase, whose amino-acid sequence MKQALAITVKGRVQGVGFRFSTVREAENLGIKGFVENRMDGTVYIEAEGEPEALNKFVNWCWKGPATASVDNVSTQEIPVHNFKRFGVK is encoded by the coding sequence ATGAAACAAGCACTTGCTATAACGGTAAAAGGCAGGGTACAGGGAGTAGGATTCAGGTTCAGTACGGTTCGCGAAGCAGAAAACCTCGGTATTAAAGGTTTTGTGGAGAACCGAATGGATGGTACGGTGTATATTGAAGCTGAAGGTGAACCTGAAGCCCTCAACAAATTCGTTAACTGGTGTTGGAAAGGACCTGCTACAGCAAGCGTGGATAATGTGAGTACCCAGGAAATACCAGTCCACAATTTTAAACGTTTTGGTGTAAAATGA